Proteins from a genomic interval of Triplophysa dalaica isolate WHDGS20190420 chromosome 21, ASM1584641v1, whole genome shotgun sequence:
- the camta1b gene encoding calmodulin-binding transcription activator 1 isoform X7: MAAENKPEGLKKVRNPDRMYRTAVGYTGHVPPKSVSDDTDNNNEHGHLKIYLPKKLLECLPKCSSLPKERHRWNTNEEIAAYLITFEKHEEWLTTSPKTRPQNGSMILYNRKKVKYRKDGYCWKKRKDGKTTREDHMKLKVQGVECLYGCYVHSSIIPTFHRRCYWLLQNPDIVLVHYLNVPAIEDCGKPCGPILCSINTDKKEWAKWTKEELIGQLKPMFHGIKWTCSNGNSSTGFSAEQLVQQILDSHQTKPPPRTHNCLCTGNLGAGSSLHHKCNSAKHRIISPKVDTRAGGAYGSSHSEVQNNDVSEGKTEHTHVGGKNGRTGGDGGTGGREKRNGKVPKPALLHQNSMEVSSTNQVEVPDTTQSSPVSISSGLNSDPDMADSPVVAGIGHVASVMSSLSQSSTVFMSEVSGDPVYSMSPSVDPNAHLLVPDTASSSLVLAVTADSHKFAFAGAVGVGLADAGSAEGLAMMSTSDVSEELLLSSNLESGSIKLPETNMNFDPDCFLNNPKQGQTYGGNGLKTEESNSSSCRNGGLRCSPPLNDNGYTFNPSLVKNIKTEDTSFEQQLANESGYQVGEVVSGSTSSGSQNSLALTPTGSLLPSGGGLSPSTTLEQMDFSAIDAKQEYPTSVMSAAGYGHSAHLAHQSHSPSFFLQGSPQSTQTQAHQNNSASTQNSHDSNAYMGLSVVKTQDSTGTNGHLHHHHHTHAASNCNGGSPTERNGQAGSLQLLQYQSRFSNAGHEHEDVVGLEQPTRAEPGEGGGQEKESDGVLKPGDHLQTGGGGEAEGGGGTEQYLQQPAEGSVGAGATGARVESGTQCNGGEGNANSPHQQLQPLLQGAGLVQGLFSTVGAHQSLGGNGTNAGGSMEINLDHFDVSFGNQFSDLINDFISVEGGNGAAVVAGANALYGHQLMTHTGTEGQVSSGTATQQGADQGGHGARGYNSAELCLQPCCSPQSSQAGAVTGEAGQLAYMQVAEAVSAAVAHGNMGMLQATGRLFVVTDYSPEWSYPEGGVKVLITGPWQEASSEYTCLFDQITVPASLIQPGVLRCYCPAHDTGLVTLQVAASSQIISNSVVFEYKARALPALPSSQHDWLSLDDNQFRMSILERLEQMERRMAEMAGQQQQGTGEMTESGGSSAGGGDCGRSSSEQAQFSVGQSQNQGPCPAGSSFESRVVVVCEKMMNRACWAKSKHLIHSKTFRGMTLLHLAAAQGYTTLIQTLIKWRTKHADSIDLELEVDPLNVDHFSCTPLMWACALGHMEAAVVLYKWDRRALAIPDSLGRLPLAIARSRGHTKLAECLESLQREEQQSGAMTTTPSIPFSPSAEASAAEGWMNVWGSETTSAGLKESSINSSASSSSSDLRRPRSEPSSFYSSVSHGDAPLSKKHKPNPETHQARPNKPCSAPLRLDDQAHKSKSCPSKPREANQDKEPGNRGEGSTCGGGRWSSRQAAGRRVPTGSLGKERLANRLRLKETASAGAISDLRTGQENLENTGDMQNMTMMALAEEVIEASSDRIKRENFGTSETALDSVGVSNWLTSYLGDAERFLFNKPLTSTPGLGAVHGQPDLEGPIGKLGLQSPAEWTALLNASHSKEERDLTQLALSDPEQRELYEAARQVQNTFRKYKGRPLREQQELAAAVIQRCYKRYKQYALYKKMTLAAILIQSKFRSYHEQKKFQQSRRAAMLIQQYYRSYKELGRPNPSRRAAAAALVQHKLRSSLLTKRQDQAARKIMRFLLRCRHRVKELRKAKEHESSSPSPVAM, encoded by the exons AATCCTGACATTGTGCTGGTTCACTACCTGAACGTGCCCGCCATAGAGGATTGTGGGAAACCGTGCGGACCCATCCTATGCTCCATCAACACAGATAAGAAAGAGTGGGCCAAATGGACCAAGGAAGAGCTCATCGGACAGCTCAAGCCCATGT TTCATGGCATCAAGTGGACTTGCAGCAATGGGAATAGCAGCACAGGGTTCTCAGCAGAGCAGCTGGTTCAGCAGATTCTGGACAGCCACCAGACCAAACCACCTCCCCGGACTCACAACTGCCTCTGCACGGGCAACCTGG GTGCTGGAAGCAGCCTCCACCACAAATGCAACAGTGCCAAACATCGTATCATCTCCCCCAAAGTGGACACGCGCGCTGGAGGCGCCTACGGCAGCAGCCACTCCGAGGTTCAGAACAACGATGTGTCCGAGGGCAAGACGGAACACACCCACGTCGGCGGCAAAAACGGCAGAACGGGGGGCGACGGCGGAACAGGTGGTCGAGAGAAGAGGAACGGCAAGGTGCCCAAGCCGGCGCTGCTCCATCAGAACAGCATGGAGGTGTCCTCCACCAACCAGGTGGAGGTTCCGGATACCACCCAGAGCTCACCCGTCTCCATCAGCAGTGGCCTGAACTCAGACCCCGACATGGCCGACAGCCCTGTGGTGGCCGGAATTGGTCACGTGGCCTCAGTCATGAGCAGCCTGTCTCAATCCTCCACGGTTTTCATGTCTGAGGTTTCCGGAGATCCTGTCTACAGCATGTCCCCGAGTGTTGACCCCAACGCTCATCTCCTGGTTCCGGACACGGCTTCTAGCAGTCTGGTGTTGGCGGTGACGGCCGACAGCCATAAGTTTGCATTCGCTGGGGCAGTTGGAGTAGGGTTAGCTGACGCCGGGTCCGCGGAGGGACTCGCCATGATGTCAACGAGCGACGTGTCTGAAGAACTGCTGCTCTCCAGCAACCTGGAGTCAGGGAGTATCAAGCTGCCCGAGACCAATATGAACTTTGACCCAGACTGCTTTCTCAACAACCCCAAGCAAGGTCAGACTTACGGGGGAAATGGGTTAAAAACAGAAGAGAGCAACAGTAGCAGCTGCCGTAATGGAGGTTTGCGATGTTCTCCGCCCCTCAACGACAACGGATACACGTTTAACCCCTCTCTAGTGAAGAACATCAAGACGGAGGACACCTCTTTTGAACAGCAGCTTGCTAACGAGAGCGGATATCAAGTCGGGGAGGTGGTGAGCGGATCCACAAGCAGCGGTTCCCAAAACTCCCTGGCTCTGACTCCCACAGGTTCCCTGCTGCCTTCCGGGGGCGGGCTGAGTCCTAGCACCACACTCGAGCAGATGGACTTCAGCGCCATTGACgccaagcaagaatatccaacCAGCGTGATGTCAGCTGCAGGATACGGCCACAGCGCTCACCTTGCCCACCAGAGCCACTCGCCCAGCTTCTTCCTGCAAGGCTCACCCCAGTCCACTCAAACCCAGGCCCACCAGAATAACTCTGCGTCGACCCAGAACTCCCACGACTCCAACGCTTACATGGGCCTTTCTGTTGTCAAGACCCAAGACTCCACGGGAACCAACGGACacctccaccaccatcaccacaCGCATGCTGCCTCCAACTGCAACGGCGGCTCTCCGACTGAAAGAAATGGGCAGGCGGGATCGCTCCAGCTTTTGCAGTACCAGAGTCGCTTCTCTAACGCAGGCCATGAGCACGAGGACGTCGTTGGCTTGGAACAGCCAACACGAGCAGAACCGGGGGAGGGAGGCGGTCAGGAGAAAGAGTCTGATGGTGTGCTGAAGCCTGGGGACCACTTGCAGACAGGAGGGGGAGGAGAAGCAGAAGGTGGAGGGGGCACAGAGCAATACCTCCAACAGCCAGCGGAGGGCAGCGTGGGGGCCGGGGCAACAGGTGCGAGGGTAGAAAGCGGAACTCAGTGCAATGGCGGTGAAGGAAATGCCAACAGCCCCCATCAACAGCTCCAGCCCCTTCTGCAAGGAGCCGGTTTGGTGCAGGGTCTCTTCAGCACCGTGGGGGCCCACCAGAGCCTGGGGGGCAACGGAACCAATGCAGGGGGCTCCATGGAGATCAACCTAGACCATTTTGATGTTTCCTTTGGTAACCAGTTCTCAGACCTCATCAATGACTTCATATCGGTGGAGGGTGGAAACGGTGCGGCCGTGGTTGCGGGGGCCAATGCTCTATACGGTCACCAGCTGATGACCCATACGGGGACAGAGGGGCAGGTCTCCTCTGGAACTGCCACACAACAAGGTGCAGACCAAGGAGGTCATGGGGCAAGGGGGTATAATTCTGCAGAGCTCTGCTTGCAACCCTGCTGTAGCCCTCAGTCTTCTCAGGCCGGGGCGGTGACGGGCGAGGCGGGGCAGCTTGCGTACATGCAGGTGGCCGAGGCCGTGTCGGCAGCTGTGGCGCATGGGAACATGGGAATGCTGCAGGCTACCGGAAGACTGTTTGTGGTGACGGACTATTCTCCAGAGTGGTCCTATCCTGAG GGTGGGGTGAAAGTGCTCATAACCGGGCCGTGGCAGGAGGCCAGCAGCGAATACACCTGTCTGTTTGATCAGATCACAGTCCCAGCGTCTCTCATTCAGCCCGGCGTGCTGCGCTGTTACTGCCCAG CTCATGATACAGGTCTGGTGACCCTTCAGGTGGCGGCCAGCAGTCAGATTATCTCTAACTCTGTTGTGTTTGAGTATAAAGCCCGCGCTCTGCCTGCTCTGCCCTCCTCACAACACGACTGGCTCTCTCTGGACG ATAACCAGTTCAGAATGTCTATCCTGGAACGCTTGGAGCAAATGGAGCGAAGAATGGCAGAGATGGCCGGACAGCAGCAGCAGGGCACCGGAGAAATGACGGAGAGCGGGGGATCTTCAGCAGGTGGAGGAGACTGTGGAAGAAGCAGCTCTGAGCAGGCACAG TTCTCAGTGGGTCAGAGTCAGAACCAGGGTCCATGTCCGGCAGGCAGCTCTTTTGAGAGCCGTGTGGTGGTAGTTTGCGAGAAGATGATGAACCGGGCCTGCTGGGCAAAGTCCAAGCACTTGATCCACTCCAAAACATTCCGGGGCATGACTCTACTACACCTGGCAGCTGCCCAGGGCTACACCACCCTTATCCAAACACTTATCAAATGGCG CACTAAACATGCGGACAGTATTGACCTGGAGCTTGAGGTTGATCCTCTGAATGTGGATCACTTCTCATGCACACCACTG ATGTGGGCCTGTGCTTTGGGTCACATGGAAGCAGCTGTGGTTCTGTACAAATGGGATCGGCGAGCTTTGGCCATCCCCGATTCTTTGGGTCGCTTACCGCTGGCCATCGCCCGGTCCCGCGGCCACACCAAGCTGGCGGAGTGTCTGGAGAGTCTTCAGAGGGAAGAACAGCAGTCAGGAGCAATGACGACAACTCCCAGCATACCATTCTCTCCGTCCGCCGAAGCCTCGGCCGCAGAGGGATGGATGAACGTTTGGGGTAGCGAGACCACTTCAGCTGGACTAAAAGAAAGCAGCATCAATAGTTCTGCTTCCAGTTCCAGCTCAG ATTTGAGGAGACCCAGGTCTGAACCGTCCAGTTTCTACAGCAGCGTTAGTCACGGGGACGCACCCTTGAGCAAGAAACACAAACCCAATCCCGAGACCCACCAAGCTCGGCCCAACAAACCCTGCTCTGCCCCTCTCAGACTGGATGATCAAGCCCACAAATCAAAATCATGCCCCTCTAAACCTAGAGAAGCTAACCAAGACAAGGAGCCTGGAAACAGAGGGGAGGGCTCAACCTGTGGAGGAGGACGGTGGTCTTCTAGACAAGCTGCGGGACGCAGAGTGCCGACTGGAAGCCTCGGCAAAGAAAGACTGGCGAACAGACTGAGATTAAAAGAAACAGCAAGCGCGGGAGCTATCTCTGATCTGCGGACGGGCCAGGAGAATCTGGAGAACACAGGAGACATGCAG AACATGACTATGATGGCTTTAGCAGAGGAGGTGATTGAGGCGTCATCTGATCGCATCAAGAGGGAAAACTTTGGCACATCAGAAACCGCACTAGACAGTGTTGGAGTCAGCAACTGGTTGACCAGTTACCTCGGAGATGCCGAGAG GTTCCTGTTTAACAAGCCCCTAACTTCCACACCCGGTCTGGGTGCCGTGCACGGACAGCCGGACCTCGAGGGTCCCATTGGCAAACTTGGCCTTCAGTCTCCTGCCGAATGGACGGCCCTCCTCAACGCTTCCCACAGCAAGGAAGAGCGCGACCTGACCCAGCTAGCCCTGTCTGACCCTGAACAGAGAGAGCTGTACGAGGCAGCCCGCCAGGTCCAGAACACCTTCCGTAAATACAAG GGTCGCCCACTCCGTGAGCAGCAGGAACTGGCAGCCGCTGTCATTCAGCGGTGTTATAAGAGGTACAAACAG TATGCACTTTATAAGAAGATGACGCTGGCCGCCATCCTTATCCAGAGTAAATTCCGCAGCTACCACGAACAGAAAAAGTTTCAGCAAAGTCGCAGGGCAGCCATGCTGATCCAGCAATATTACCGCAGCTACAAAGAACTCGGACGGCCGAACCCGAGTAGACGGGCCGCAGCAGCTGCACTAGTGCAGCACAAACTCAG AAGCAGTTTACTGACTAAGAGACAGGATCAGGCTGCCAGGAAGATCATGCGCTTTCTGCTGCGGTGCCGTCACAG GGTGAAAGAATTGAGAAAGGCCAAGGAACATGAGAGCTCCTCACCGAGTCCCGTCGCGATGTAA
- the camta1b gene encoding calmodulin-binding transcription activator 1 isoform X9: MAAENKPEGLKKVRNPDRMYRTAVGYTGHVPPKSVSDDTDNNNEHGHLKIYLPKKLLECLPKCSSLPKERHRWNTNEEIAAYLITFEKHEEWLTTSPKTRPQNGSMILYNRKKVKYRKDGYCWKKRKDGKTTREDHMKLKVQGVECLYGCYVHSSIIPTFHRRCYWLLQNPDIVLVHYLNVPAIEDCGKPCGPILCSINTDKKEWAKWTKEELIGQLKPMCAGSSLHHKCNSAKHRIISPKVDTRAGGAYGSSHSEVQNNDVSEGKTEHTHVGGKNGRTGGDGGTGGREKRNGKVPKPALLHQNSMEVSSTNQVEVPDTTQSSPVSISSGLNSDPDMADSPVVAGIGHVASVMSSLSQSSTVFMSEVSGDPVYSMSPSVDPNAHLLVPDTASSSLVLAVTADSHKFAFAGAVGVGLADAGSAEGLAMMSTSDVSEELLLSSNLESGSIKLPETNMNFDPDCFLNNPKQGQTYGGNGLKTEESNSSSCRNGGLRCSPPLNDNGYTFNPSLVKNIKTEDTSFEQQLANESGYQVGEVVSGSTSSGSQNSLALTPTGSLLPSGGGLSPSTTLEQMDFSAIDAKQEYPTSVMSAAGYGHSAHLAHQSHSPSFFLQGSPQSTQTQAHQNNSASTQNSHDSNAYMGLSVVKTQDSTGTNGHLHHHHHTHAASNCNGGSPTERNGQAGSLQLLQYQSRFSNAGHEHEDVVGLEQPTRAEPGEGGGQEKESDGVLKPGDHLQTGGGGEAEGGGGTEQYLQQPAEGSVGAGATGARVESGTQCNGGEGNANSPHQQLQPLLQGAGLVQGLFSTVGAHQSLGGNGTNAGGSMEINLDHFDVSFGNQFSDLINDFISVEGGNGAAVVAGANALYGHQLMTHTGTEGQVSSGTATQQGADQGGHGARGYNSAELCLQPCCSPQSSQAGAVTGEAGQLAYMQVAEAVSAAVAHGNMGMLQATGRLFVVTDYSPEWSYPEGGVKVLITGPWQEASSEYTCLFDQITVPASLIQPGVLRCYCPAHDTGLVTLQVAASSQIISNSVVFEYKARALPALPSSQHDWLSLDDNQFRMSILERLEQMERRMAEMAGQQQQGTGEMTESGGSSAGGGDCGRSSSEQAQFSVGQSQNQGPCPAGSSFESRVVVVCEKMMNRACWAKSKHLIHSKTFRGMTLLHLAAAQGYTTLIQTLIKWRTKHADSIDLELEVDPLNVDHFSCTPLMWACALGHMEAAVVLYKWDRRALAIPDSLGRLPLAIARSRGHTKLAECLESLQREEQQSGAMTTTPSIPFSPSAEASAAEGWMNVWGSETTSAGLKESSINSSASSSSSDLRRPRSEPSSFYSSVSHGDAPLSKKHKPNPETHQARPNKPCSAPLRLDDQAHKSKSCPSKPREANQDKEPGNRGEGSTCGGGRWSSRQAAGRRVPTGSLGKERLANRLRLKETASAGAISDLRTGQENLENTGDMQNMTMMALAEEVIEASSDRIKRENFGTSETALDSVGVSNWLTSYLGDAERFLFNKPLTSTPGLGAVHGQPDLEGPIGKLGLQSPAEWTALLNASHSKEERDLTQLALSDPEQRELYEAARQVQNTFRKYKGRPLREQQELAAAVIQRCYKRYKQLTWIALKYALYKKMTLAAILIQSKFRSYHEQKKFQQSRRAAMLIQQYYRSYKELGRPNPSRRAAAAALVQHKLRSSLLTKRQDQAARKIMRFLLRCRHSPLMDHRLFKRGERIEKGQGT; encoded by the exons AATCCTGACATTGTGCTGGTTCACTACCTGAACGTGCCCGCCATAGAGGATTGTGGGAAACCGTGCGGACCCATCCTATGCTCCATCAACACAGATAAGAAAGAGTGGGCCAAATGGACCAAGGAAGAGCTCATCGGACAGCTCAAGCCCATGT GTGCTGGAAGCAGCCTCCACCACAAATGCAACAGTGCCAAACATCGTATCATCTCCCCCAAAGTGGACACGCGCGCTGGAGGCGCCTACGGCAGCAGCCACTCCGAGGTTCAGAACAACGATGTGTCCGAGGGCAAGACGGAACACACCCACGTCGGCGGCAAAAACGGCAGAACGGGGGGCGACGGCGGAACAGGTGGTCGAGAGAAGAGGAACGGCAAGGTGCCCAAGCCGGCGCTGCTCCATCAGAACAGCATGGAGGTGTCCTCCACCAACCAGGTGGAGGTTCCGGATACCACCCAGAGCTCACCCGTCTCCATCAGCAGTGGCCTGAACTCAGACCCCGACATGGCCGACAGCCCTGTGGTGGCCGGAATTGGTCACGTGGCCTCAGTCATGAGCAGCCTGTCTCAATCCTCCACGGTTTTCATGTCTGAGGTTTCCGGAGATCCTGTCTACAGCATGTCCCCGAGTGTTGACCCCAACGCTCATCTCCTGGTTCCGGACACGGCTTCTAGCAGTCTGGTGTTGGCGGTGACGGCCGACAGCCATAAGTTTGCATTCGCTGGGGCAGTTGGAGTAGGGTTAGCTGACGCCGGGTCCGCGGAGGGACTCGCCATGATGTCAACGAGCGACGTGTCTGAAGAACTGCTGCTCTCCAGCAACCTGGAGTCAGGGAGTATCAAGCTGCCCGAGACCAATATGAACTTTGACCCAGACTGCTTTCTCAACAACCCCAAGCAAGGTCAGACTTACGGGGGAAATGGGTTAAAAACAGAAGAGAGCAACAGTAGCAGCTGCCGTAATGGAGGTTTGCGATGTTCTCCGCCCCTCAACGACAACGGATACACGTTTAACCCCTCTCTAGTGAAGAACATCAAGACGGAGGACACCTCTTTTGAACAGCAGCTTGCTAACGAGAGCGGATATCAAGTCGGGGAGGTGGTGAGCGGATCCACAAGCAGCGGTTCCCAAAACTCCCTGGCTCTGACTCCCACAGGTTCCCTGCTGCCTTCCGGGGGCGGGCTGAGTCCTAGCACCACACTCGAGCAGATGGACTTCAGCGCCATTGACgccaagcaagaatatccaacCAGCGTGATGTCAGCTGCAGGATACGGCCACAGCGCTCACCTTGCCCACCAGAGCCACTCGCCCAGCTTCTTCCTGCAAGGCTCACCCCAGTCCACTCAAACCCAGGCCCACCAGAATAACTCTGCGTCGACCCAGAACTCCCACGACTCCAACGCTTACATGGGCCTTTCTGTTGTCAAGACCCAAGACTCCACGGGAACCAACGGACacctccaccaccatcaccacaCGCATGCTGCCTCCAACTGCAACGGCGGCTCTCCGACTGAAAGAAATGGGCAGGCGGGATCGCTCCAGCTTTTGCAGTACCAGAGTCGCTTCTCTAACGCAGGCCATGAGCACGAGGACGTCGTTGGCTTGGAACAGCCAACACGAGCAGAACCGGGGGAGGGAGGCGGTCAGGAGAAAGAGTCTGATGGTGTGCTGAAGCCTGGGGACCACTTGCAGACAGGAGGGGGAGGAGAAGCAGAAGGTGGAGGGGGCACAGAGCAATACCTCCAACAGCCAGCGGAGGGCAGCGTGGGGGCCGGGGCAACAGGTGCGAGGGTAGAAAGCGGAACTCAGTGCAATGGCGGTGAAGGAAATGCCAACAGCCCCCATCAACAGCTCCAGCCCCTTCTGCAAGGAGCCGGTTTGGTGCAGGGTCTCTTCAGCACCGTGGGGGCCCACCAGAGCCTGGGGGGCAACGGAACCAATGCAGGGGGCTCCATGGAGATCAACCTAGACCATTTTGATGTTTCCTTTGGTAACCAGTTCTCAGACCTCATCAATGACTTCATATCGGTGGAGGGTGGAAACGGTGCGGCCGTGGTTGCGGGGGCCAATGCTCTATACGGTCACCAGCTGATGACCCATACGGGGACAGAGGGGCAGGTCTCCTCTGGAACTGCCACACAACAAGGTGCAGACCAAGGAGGTCATGGGGCAAGGGGGTATAATTCTGCAGAGCTCTGCTTGCAACCCTGCTGTAGCCCTCAGTCTTCTCAGGCCGGGGCGGTGACGGGCGAGGCGGGGCAGCTTGCGTACATGCAGGTGGCCGAGGCCGTGTCGGCAGCTGTGGCGCATGGGAACATGGGAATGCTGCAGGCTACCGGAAGACTGTTTGTGGTGACGGACTATTCTCCAGAGTGGTCCTATCCTGAG GGTGGGGTGAAAGTGCTCATAACCGGGCCGTGGCAGGAGGCCAGCAGCGAATACACCTGTCTGTTTGATCAGATCACAGTCCCAGCGTCTCTCATTCAGCCCGGCGTGCTGCGCTGTTACTGCCCAG CTCATGATACAGGTCTGGTGACCCTTCAGGTGGCGGCCAGCAGTCAGATTATCTCTAACTCTGTTGTGTTTGAGTATAAAGCCCGCGCTCTGCCTGCTCTGCCCTCCTCACAACACGACTGGCTCTCTCTGGACG ATAACCAGTTCAGAATGTCTATCCTGGAACGCTTGGAGCAAATGGAGCGAAGAATGGCAGAGATGGCCGGACAGCAGCAGCAGGGCACCGGAGAAATGACGGAGAGCGGGGGATCTTCAGCAGGTGGAGGAGACTGTGGAAGAAGCAGCTCTGAGCAGGCACAG TTCTCAGTGGGTCAGAGTCAGAACCAGGGTCCATGTCCGGCAGGCAGCTCTTTTGAGAGCCGTGTGGTGGTAGTTTGCGAGAAGATGATGAACCGGGCCTGCTGGGCAAAGTCCAAGCACTTGATCCACTCCAAAACATTCCGGGGCATGACTCTACTACACCTGGCAGCTGCCCAGGGCTACACCACCCTTATCCAAACACTTATCAAATGGCG CACTAAACATGCGGACAGTATTGACCTGGAGCTTGAGGTTGATCCTCTGAATGTGGATCACTTCTCATGCACACCACTG ATGTGGGCCTGTGCTTTGGGTCACATGGAAGCAGCTGTGGTTCTGTACAAATGGGATCGGCGAGCTTTGGCCATCCCCGATTCTTTGGGTCGCTTACCGCTGGCCATCGCCCGGTCCCGCGGCCACACCAAGCTGGCGGAGTGTCTGGAGAGTCTTCAGAGGGAAGAACAGCAGTCAGGAGCAATGACGACAACTCCCAGCATACCATTCTCTCCGTCCGCCGAAGCCTCGGCCGCAGAGGGATGGATGAACGTTTGGGGTAGCGAGACCACTTCAGCTGGACTAAAAGAAAGCAGCATCAATAGTTCTGCTTCCAGTTCCAGCTCAG ATTTGAGGAGACCCAGGTCTGAACCGTCCAGTTTCTACAGCAGCGTTAGTCACGGGGACGCACCCTTGAGCAAGAAACACAAACCCAATCCCGAGACCCACCAAGCTCGGCCCAACAAACCCTGCTCTGCCCCTCTCAGACTGGATGATCAAGCCCACAAATCAAAATCATGCCCCTCTAAACCTAGAGAAGCTAACCAAGACAAGGAGCCTGGAAACAGAGGGGAGGGCTCAACCTGTGGAGGAGGACGGTGGTCTTCTAGACAAGCTGCGGGACGCAGAGTGCCGACTGGAAGCCTCGGCAAAGAAAGACTGGCGAACAGACTGAGATTAAAAGAAACAGCAAGCGCGGGAGCTATCTCTGATCTGCGGACGGGCCAGGAGAATCTGGAGAACACAGGAGACATGCAG AACATGACTATGATGGCTTTAGCAGAGGAGGTGATTGAGGCGTCATCTGATCGCATCAAGAGGGAAAACTTTGGCACATCAGAAACCGCACTAGACAGTGTTGGAGTCAGCAACTGGTTGACCAGTTACCTCGGAGATGCCGAGAG GTTCCTGTTTAACAAGCCCCTAACTTCCACACCCGGTCTGGGTGCCGTGCACGGACAGCCGGACCTCGAGGGTCCCATTGGCAAACTTGGCCTTCAGTCTCCTGCCGAATGGACGGCCCTCCTCAACGCTTCCCACAGCAAGGAAGAGCGCGACCTGACCCAGCTAGCCCTGTCTGACCCTGAACAGAGAGAGCTGTACGAGGCAGCCCGCCAGGTCCAGAACACCTTCCGTAAATACAAG GGTCGCCCACTCCGTGAGCAGCAGGAACTGGCAGCCGCTGTCATTCAGCGGTGTTATAAGAGGTACAAACAG cTGACATGGATAGCCTTGAAG TATGCACTTTATAAGAAGATGACGCTGGCCGCCATCCTTATCCAGAGTAAATTCCGCAGCTACCACGAACAGAAAAAGTTTCAGCAAAGTCGCAGGGCAGCCATGCTGATCCAGCAATATTACCGCAGCTACAAAGAACTCGGACGGCCGAACCCGAGTAGACGGGCCGCAGCAGCTGCACTAGTGCAGCACAAACTCAG AAGCAGTTTACTGACTAAGAGACAGGATCAGGCTGCCAGGAAGATCATGCGCTTTCTGCTGCGGTGCCGTCACAG CCCCTTGATGGACCATAGACTATTCAAACGG GGTGAAAGAATTGAGAAAGGCCAAGGAACATGA